The following proteins are encoded in a genomic region of Leptospira langatensis:
- a CDS encoding heme-binding domain-containing protein — MRKIWIRLGIGLGVVFLALQLIPVRPPLGMNANEIKTEERVKKILRRSCYDCHSDLVQWPWYSKVFPVSLYIAHHVEEGREELNFSEWETLIAAKKADKAEEILEEIEDGAMPPKEYIFLHSDAKLDKEEVEIIRDWLQTFSEKE; from the coding sequence ATGAGAAAAATATGGATTCGTCTTGGAATAGGGCTAGGGGTCGTATTCCTCGCTCTTCAGTTAATCCCCGTACGTCCTCCGTTAGGAATGAATGCTAATGAAATCAAAACGGAAGAACGAGTCAAAAAGATTTTGAGAAGGTCCTGTTACGACTGTCATTCGGATCTGGTCCAATGGCCTTGGTATTCAAAGGTTTTTCCTGTTTCCCTATATATCGCTCATCATGTGGAAGAAGGGCGAGAGGAACTGAATTTTTCCGAATGGGAAACGTTGATTGCAGCCAAAAAAGCAGATAAGGCCGAAGAGATCCTAGAGGAGATTGAAGATGGGGCAATGCCTCCTAAAGAGTATATCTTCCTCCACTCGGATGCAAAATTAGATAAGGAAGAAGTAGAGATCATAAGGGATTGGCTACAAACCTTCTCCGAGAAAGAATAG